One Heyndrickxia oleronia genomic window, TGGTTCTTTTGAAGATGAATTTTCAAGAGAATTATTCAATTTCCGTGGTGCTTTATCAATGGCAAACGCAGGTCCAAATACGAATGGTAGTCAATTTTTTATCGTACAAAGTGTAGCAGTTGATCCAAGAATGTTAAAACAAATGGAGCAGGCAGGCTACCCAGAAGAAGCGATAAAAGCATATGAAGACTTAGGTGGTACTCCTCACTTAGATTTCCGTCATACTGTATTCGGACATGTGGTTGAGGGAATGGATGTTGTTGATAAGATTGCAGAAGTAAAAACGGATATGCAAGATCGTCCAGTGCAATTTGATGTCGTGATTGAAAAAATTAATGTATTAAAATAATAAGGAAAGCTGTCATAATTGACAGCTTTTTTTATTTGGCACTTTTCTCAATATATGAATGAAGTTATAACTAGGTGTAAAAGCGGCATTTTACTATAGCAACAAAAGGAAACAAAGGTAGCCTTTTAGGAGTAGATGCTTAATAGTGATAACTAAAATCTAGCTTCTACTGGAATATCAAATGGAAATTTTTCCTTTACTTATCGAGCTGGTTGCGGTTTTCCTAGGTTTGTTAAGAAATTGTCAATCACTGTTATTGGTTTTACCTATTTGTAATTGGTATAATATGAATAAATAATAAAAAGACGATATTCATGAAAGGGAGTTTTTCCGTGATTAACCCTTTGAATTTTTTTGTATTGAATTTATTTTTGTATTTTCCTGAGGATAAGAGAGAGTACATACCAGCATTTATCTCTTTTTCTATTTTTATGGTTTTTTGTGTGTTGACTTTCGTTTGGATTCTCAAAGTAAATAAAAAGCAATTAAAAAAAGCGAAAGAATTCGAAGAAAATTTAAAGAAAACACTGAAGTAATCCTTTAAGAGGTTATCTGATACTATACTTTCAGATAACCTCTTTTTCTTTGTAATAGAAAGAGACTTTCATGGCTACAATGTTTATGGACCATAGCTTTTTTTCTAATAGCTGATTTCGTATCGTTTGCTGCTTTTGTAAAAGCCCAACTACCGGCTTTTACCCCCAATAAAGGATTCTAGCAGTTCTTATGGAGATTGTAGCTCTTTTCTGTGAAAATAAAACTCCGCCTTTAAGAATAATTTATTAAGTTTAAACTTGATTAAAATTGTGCAAGCTATAA contains:
- a CDS encoding peptidylprolyl isomerase: MTYPQLTKEVMDNERLIEMQTNMGNIKIKLFPEHAPKAVENFIKHSQDGYYDGVIFHRVINGFMIQGGDPLGNGTGGQSIYGGSFEDEFSRELFNFRGALSMANAGPNTNGSQFFIVQSVAVDPRMLKQMEQAGYPEEAIKAYEDLGGTPHLDFRHTVFGHVVEGMDVVDKIAEVKTDMQDRPVQFDVVIEKINVLK